A genome region from Mercenaria mercenaria strain notata chromosome 11, MADL_Memer_1, whole genome shotgun sequence includes the following:
- the LOC123531805 gene encoding uracil-DNA glycosylase-like, producing the protein MPRKRKADSELKDEVPAKKAAVGKHSKVADVKKAGKAKAVPKNKTAGKAKAAPKDKNTTKVSKDKATGKTTAKSNEKTKLTTNSKPAVNSAGKLNLKDLLKDGKWKDVLAHEFEQPYFKALEETLQAEYAQGKEVFSTKDIYFLLSLLIVCFFQVRVVILGQDPYHDNGQAMGLSFSVPKGIAVPPSLRNMYTELERDPKISRFKRPDHGCLENWAKEGVLMINATLTVEAHKPNSHAKFGWQTFTDSIIKAVSDNCDHVAFILWGGFAHKKEKLVDTKKHATIKTAHPSPLSLNKFRNCNCFSDCDDALVNFGLKRMNWSLS; encoded by the exons ATGCCAAGAAAACGTAAAGCAGACTCTGAATTGAAAGATGAGGTACCAGCAAAGAAAGCTGCGGTAGGAAAACATAGTAAAG TTGCAGATGTGAAAAAGGCTGGAAAGGCAAAAGCAGTGCCAAAAAATAAAACTGCAGGTAAAGCTAAGGCAGCGCCAAAAGATAAAAATACAACCAAGGTCTCCAAGGATAAGGCTACAGGAAAAACAACAGCAAAGTCCAATGAAAAGACAAAACTTACAACCAATTCAAAGCCTGCTGTGAATTCAGCGGgtaaattaaatttgaaagatCTGCTTAAAGATGGTAAATGGAAAGATGTTTTAGCACATGAATTTGAGCAACCATATTTCAAAGCATTAGAAGAAACATTGCAGGCAGAATATGCACAAGGAAAAGAGGTTTTTTCCACCAAAGA CATATACTTTTTACTGAGTCTTCTAATCGTTTGTTTTTTCCAGGTTAGAGTGGTAATACTTGGGCAGGACCCTTACCATGACAATGGACAG GCCATGGGCTTGTCGTTTTCTGTACCTAAGGGCATAGCTGTTCCACCATCTCTGAGAAATATGTACACCGAGTTGGAAAGAGATCCCAAAATCTCTAGGTTTAAAAGACCTGACCATGGCTGCTTGGAGAATTGGGCCAAAGAGGGAGTGTTGATGATTAATGCAACCCTTACTGTCGA GGCTCATAAACCAAACTCCCATGCTAAGTTTGGATGGCAGACTTTCACCGACAGCATCATAAAAGCAGTGAGTGATAACTGCGACCACGTGGCGTTCATTCTCTGGGGAGGATTTGCACATAAGAAAGAGAAACTGGTTGACACAAAGAAACATGCCACCATAAAAACTGCACATCCTTCACCATTGTCACTGAACAAATTCAGAAATTGCAATTGTTTTTCGGATTGTGATGATGCTCTAGTTAACTTTGGTTTAAAGCGTATGAACTGGTCTTTGTCTTAA